A single Vidua chalybeata isolate OUT-0048 chromosome 20, bVidCha1 merged haplotype, whole genome shotgun sequence DNA region contains:
- the CORO6 gene encoding coronin-6 isoform X1 has translation MSRRVVRQSKFRHVFGQPVKADQMYEDIRVSKVTCDSSFCAVNPKFVAIIVESGGGGAFIVLPLAKTGRVDKNHPLVTGHTAPVLDIDWCPHNDNVIASASEDTTVMVWQIPDYVPVRNITEPVVTLEGHSKRVSIISWHPTARNVLLSAGCDNLVILWNVGTGEMLLALDDMHTDLIYNVGWNRNGSLLVTTCKDKKVRVIDPRKQQIIAEKTKPHDGTRPIRAIFVADGKIFTTGFSRMSERQLGLWDLERFAPHEGLRPVRAIFTREGHIFTTGFTRMSQRELGLWDPNNFEEPIALQEMDTSNGVLLPFYDADSSIVYLCGKGDSSIRYFEITDEAPYVHYLNTYSSKEPQRGMGFMPKRGLDVSKCEIARFFKLHERKCEPIVMTVPRKSDLFQDDLYPDTPGPEPALEADEWLSGKDAEPILISLRDGYVPIKNRELKVVKKNILDSKPPPGPRRRHSTCDSDFSQPALEEVLEEIRALKETVQAQEKRISDLENKLCQFTNGTD, from the exons ATGAGCCGCCGTGTGGTGCGCCAGAGCAAGTTCCGGCATGTGTTCGGGCAGCCGGTGAAGGCAGACCAGATGTACGAGGACATCCGTGTCTCCAAGGTGACATGTGACAGCTCCTTCTGCGCTGTCAACCCCAAGTTTGTGGCCATCATTGTGGAGTCCGGCGGTGGCGGGGCCTTCATTGTCCTGCCCCTTGCCAAG ACAGGACGGGTGGACAAGAACCACCCGCTGGTCACGGGACACACGGCGCCCGTGCTGGACATCGACTGGTGTCCCCACAACGACAACGTCATCGCCAGCGCCTCGGAGGACACCACCGTCATG GTGTGGCAGATCCCCGACTATGTCCCTGTGCGCAACATCACGGAGCCCGTGGTGACACTGGAGGGACACTCCAAGCGGGTGAGCATCATCTCCTGGCACCCCACCGCCCGCAACGTCCTGCTCAGCGCAG gctgtgacAACCTGGTGATCCTCTGGAATGTGGGGactggggagatgctgctggctctggatGACATGCACACTGACCTCATCTACAACGTGGGCTGGAACCGCAATGGCAGCCTCCTCGTCACCACCTGCAAGGACAAGAAGGTCCGTGTCATCGACCCCCGCAAGCAGCAGATCATAGCG GAGAAAACCAAACCGCACGACGGCACCCGCCCCATCCGCGCCATCTTCGTGGCCGATGGCAAGATCTTCACCACGGGCTTCAGCAGGATGAGCGAGCGGCAGCTGGGCCTCTGGGACCTG gaGAGGTTTGCCCCCCACGAAGGGCTGAGGCCCGTGCGGGCCATCTTCACACGGGAAGGACACATCTTTACCACGGGCTTTACCAGAATGAGCCAGCGGGAGCTGGGCTTGTGGGACCCG AATAACTTTGAGGAGCCCATTGCCCTGCAAGAGATGGACACGAGCAACGGGGTCCTGCTGCCCTTCTACGACGCCGATTCCAGCATTGTCTACCTCTGCGGGAAG GGTGACAGCAGCATCCGGTACTTTGAGATCACGGACGAGGCGCCCTACGTGCACTACCTGAACACCTACAGCAGCAAGGAGCCCCAGCGGGGCATGGGCTTCATGCCCAAGCGTGGGCTGGATGTCAGCAAGTGTGAGATCGCCAG GTTCTTCAAGCTGCACGAGCGCAAGTGCGAGCCCATTGTCATGACGGTGCCACGCAAG TCAGACCTCTTCCAGGATGACCTTTACCCTGACACGCCAGGCCCCGAGCCGGCCCTGGAGGCAGATGAGTGGCTGTCGGGGAAGGACGCAGAGCCCATCCTCATCTCGCTGCGGGATGGGTACGTCCCCATCAAGAACCGGGAGCTGAAGGTGGTCAAGAAGAACATCCTGGACAGCAAACCCCCGCCAGGCCCCCGACGCAGGCACTCCACCTGCGACTCAGACTTCTCT cagccagccttggaggaggtgctggaggagatCCGTGCCCTGAAGGAGACGGTCCAAGCGCAGGAGAAGCGCATCTCCGACCTGGAGAACAAACTCTGCCAGTTCACCAACGGCACGGACTAG
- the CORO6 gene encoding coronin-6 isoform X5: MSRRVVRQSKFRHVFGQPVKADQMYEDIRVSKVTCDSSFCAVNPKFVAIIVESGGGGAFIVLPLAKTGRVDKNHPLVTGHTAPVLDIDWCPHNDNVIASASEDTTVMVWQIPDYVPVRNITEPVVTLEGHSKRVSIISWHPTARNVLLSAGCDNLVILWNVGTGEMLLALDDMHTDLIYNVGWNRNGSLLVTTCKDKKVRVIDPRKQQIIAEKTKPHDGTRPIRAIFVADGKIFTTGFSRMSERQLGLWDLNNFEEPIALQEMDTSNGVLLPFYDADSSIVYLCGKGDSSIRYFEITDEAPYVHYLNTYSSKEPQRGMGFMPKRGLDVSKCEIARFFKLHERKCEPIVMTVPRKSDLFQDDLYPDTPGPEPALEADEWLSGKDAEPILISLRDGYVPIKNRELKVVKKNILDSKPPPGPRRRHSTCDSDFSQPALEEVLEEIRALKETVQAQEKRISDLENKLCQFTNGTD; encoded by the exons ATGAGCCGCCGTGTGGTGCGCCAGAGCAAGTTCCGGCATGTGTTCGGGCAGCCGGTGAAGGCAGACCAGATGTACGAGGACATCCGTGTCTCCAAGGTGACATGTGACAGCTCCTTCTGCGCTGTCAACCCCAAGTTTGTGGCCATCATTGTGGAGTCCGGCGGTGGCGGGGCCTTCATTGTCCTGCCCCTTGCCAAG ACAGGACGGGTGGACAAGAACCACCCGCTGGTCACGGGACACACGGCGCCCGTGCTGGACATCGACTGGTGTCCCCACAACGACAACGTCATCGCCAGCGCCTCGGAGGACACCACCGTCATG GTGTGGCAGATCCCCGACTATGTCCCTGTGCGCAACATCACGGAGCCCGTGGTGACACTGGAGGGACACTCCAAGCGGGTGAGCATCATCTCCTGGCACCCCACCGCCCGCAACGTCCTGCTCAGCGCAG gctgtgacAACCTGGTGATCCTCTGGAATGTGGGGactggggagatgctgctggctctggatGACATGCACACTGACCTCATCTACAACGTGGGCTGGAACCGCAATGGCAGCCTCCTCGTCACCACCTGCAAGGACAAGAAGGTCCGTGTCATCGACCCCCGCAAGCAGCAGATCATAGCG GAGAAAACCAAACCGCACGACGGCACCCGCCCCATCCGCGCCATCTTCGTGGCCGATGGCAAGATCTTCACCACGGGCTTCAGCAGGATGAGCGAGCGGCAGCTGGGCCTCTGGGACCTG AATAACTTTGAGGAGCCCATTGCCCTGCAAGAGATGGACACGAGCAACGGGGTCCTGCTGCCCTTCTACGACGCCGATTCCAGCATTGTCTACCTCTGCGGGAAG GGTGACAGCAGCATCCGGTACTTTGAGATCACGGACGAGGCGCCCTACGTGCACTACCTGAACACCTACAGCAGCAAGGAGCCCCAGCGGGGCATGGGCTTCATGCCCAAGCGTGGGCTGGATGTCAGCAAGTGTGAGATCGCCAG GTTCTTCAAGCTGCACGAGCGCAAGTGCGAGCCCATTGTCATGACGGTGCCACGCAAG TCAGACCTCTTCCAGGATGACCTTTACCCTGACACGCCAGGCCCCGAGCCGGCCCTGGAGGCAGATGAGTGGCTGTCGGGGAAGGACGCAGAGCCCATCCTCATCTCGCTGCGGGATGGGTACGTCCCCATCAAGAACCGGGAGCTGAAGGTGGTCAAGAAGAACATCCTGGACAGCAAACCCCCGCCAGGCCCCCGACGCAGGCACTCCACCTGCGACTCAGACTTCTCT cagccagccttggaggaggtgctggaggagatCCGTGCCCTGAAGGAGACGGTCCAAGCGCAGGAGAAGCGCATCTCCGACCTGGAGAACAAACTCTGCCAGTTCACCAACGGCACGGACTAG
- the CORO6 gene encoding coronin-6 isoform X3: MSRRVVRQSKFRHVFGQPVKADQMYEDIRVSKVTCDSSFCAVNPKFVAIIVESGGGGAFIVLPLAKTGRVDKNHPLVTGHTAPVLDIDWCPHNDNVIASASEDTTVMVWQIPDYVPVRNITEPVVTLEGHSKRVSIISWHPTARNVLLSAGCDNLVILWNVGTGEMLLALDDMHTDLIYNVGWNRNGSLLVTTCKDKKVRVIDPRKQQIIAERFAPHEGLRPVRAIFTREGHIFTTGFTRMSQRELGLWDPNNFEEPIALQEMDTSNGVLLPFYDADSSIVYLCGKGDSSIRYFEITDEAPYVHYLNTYSSKEPQRGMGFMPKRGLDVSKCEIARFFKLHERKCEPIVMTVPRKSDLFQDDLYPDTPGPEPALEADEWLSGKDAEPILISLRDGYVPIKNRELKVVKKNILDSKPPPGPRRRHSTCDSDFSQPALEEVLEEIRALKETVQAQEKRISDLENKLCQFTNGTD; encoded by the exons ATGAGCCGCCGTGTGGTGCGCCAGAGCAAGTTCCGGCATGTGTTCGGGCAGCCGGTGAAGGCAGACCAGATGTACGAGGACATCCGTGTCTCCAAGGTGACATGTGACAGCTCCTTCTGCGCTGTCAACCCCAAGTTTGTGGCCATCATTGTGGAGTCCGGCGGTGGCGGGGCCTTCATTGTCCTGCCCCTTGCCAAG ACAGGACGGGTGGACAAGAACCACCCGCTGGTCACGGGACACACGGCGCCCGTGCTGGACATCGACTGGTGTCCCCACAACGACAACGTCATCGCCAGCGCCTCGGAGGACACCACCGTCATG GTGTGGCAGATCCCCGACTATGTCCCTGTGCGCAACATCACGGAGCCCGTGGTGACACTGGAGGGACACTCCAAGCGGGTGAGCATCATCTCCTGGCACCCCACCGCCCGCAACGTCCTGCTCAGCGCAG gctgtgacAACCTGGTGATCCTCTGGAATGTGGGGactggggagatgctgctggctctggatGACATGCACACTGACCTCATCTACAACGTGGGCTGGAACCGCAATGGCAGCCTCCTCGTCACCACCTGCAAGGACAAGAAGGTCCGTGTCATCGACCCCCGCAAGCAGCAGATCATAGCG gaGAGGTTTGCCCCCCACGAAGGGCTGAGGCCCGTGCGGGCCATCTTCACACGGGAAGGACACATCTTTACCACGGGCTTTACCAGAATGAGCCAGCGGGAGCTGGGCTTGTGGGACCCG AATAACTTTGAGGAGCCCATTGCCCTGCAAGAGATGGACACGAGCAACGGGGTCCTGCTGCCCTTCTACGACGCCGATTCCAGCATTGTCTACCTCTGCGGGAAG GGTGACAGCAGCATCCGGTACTTTGAGATCACGGACGAGGCGCCCTACGTGCACTACCTGAACACCTACAGCAGCAAGGAGCCCCAGCGGGGCATGGGCTTCATGCCCAAGCGTGGGCTGGATGTCAGCAAGTGTGAGATCGCCAG GTTCTTCAAGCTGCACGAGCGCAAGTGCGAGCCCATTGTCATGACGGTGCCACGCAAG TCAGACCTCTTCCAGGATGACCTTTACCCTGACACGCCAGGCCCCGAGCCGGCCCTGGAGGCAGATGAGTGGCTGTCGGGGAAGGACGCAGAGCCCATCCTCATCTCGCTGCGGGATGGGTACGTCCCCATCAAGAACCGGGAGCTGAAGGTGGTCAAGAAGAACATCCTGGACAGCAAACCCCCGCCAGGCCCCCGACGCAGGCACTCCACCTGCGACTCAGACTTCTCT cagccagccttggaggaggtgctggaggagatCCGTGCCCTGAAGGAGACGGTCCAAGCGCAGGAGAAGCGCATCTCCGACCTGGAGAACAAACTCTGCCAGTTCACCAACGGCACGGACTAG
- the CORO6 gene encoding coronin-6 isoform X4 — protein MSRRVVRQSKFRHVFGQPVKADQMYEDIRVSKVTCDSSFCAVNPKFVAIIVESGGGGAFIVLPLAKTGRVDKNHPLVTGHTAPVLDIDWCPHNDNVIASASEDTTVMVWQIPDYVPVRNITEPVVTLEGHSKRVSIISWHPTARNVLLSAGCDNLVILWNVGTGEMLLALDDMHTDLIYNVGWNRNGSLLVTTCKDKKVRVIDPRKQQIIAEKTKPHDGTRPIRAIFVADGKIFTTGFSRMSERQLGLWDLNNFEEPIALQEMDTSNGVLLPFYDADSSIVYLCGKGDSSIRYFEITDEAPYVHYLNTYSSKEPQRGMGFMPKRGLDVSKCEIARFFKLHERKCEPIVMTVPRKSDLFQDDLYPDTPGPEPALEADEWLSGKDAEPILISLRDGYVPIKNRELKVVKKNILDSKPPPGPRRRHSTCDSDFSPALEEVLEEIRALKETVQAQEKRISDLENKLCQFTNGTD, from the exons ATGAGCCGCCGTGTGGTGCGCCAGAGCAAGTTCCGGCATGTGTTCGGGCAGCCGGTGAAGGCAGACCAGATGTACGAGGACATCCGTGTCTCCAAGGTGACATGTGACAGCTCCTTCTGCGCTGTCAACCCCAAGTTTGTGGCCATCATTGTGGAGTCCGGCGGTGGCGGGGCCTTCATTGTCCTGCCCCTTGCCAAG ACAGGACGGGTGGACAAGAACCACCCGCTGGTCACGGGACACACGGCGCCCGTGCTGGACATCGACTGGTGTCCCCACAACGACAACGTCATCGCCAGCGCCTCGGAGGACACCACCGTCATG GTGTGGCAGATCCCCGACTATGTCCCTGTGCGCAACATCACGGAGCCCGTGGTGACACTGGAGGGACACTCCAAGCGGGTGAGCATCATCTCCTGGCACCCCACCGCCCGCAACGTCCTGCTCAGCGCAG gctgtgacAACCTGGTGATCCTCTGGAATGTGGGGactggggagatgctgctggctctggatGACATGCACACTGACCTCATCTACAACGTGGGCTGGAACCGCAATGGCAGCCTCCTCGTCACCACCTGCAAGGACAAGAAGGTCCGTGTCATCGACCCCCGCAAGCAGCAGATCATAGCG GAGAAAACCAAACCGCACGACGGCACCCGCCCCATCCGCGCCATCTTCGTGGCCGATGGCAAGATCTTCACCACGGGCTTCAGCAGGATGAGCGAGCGGCAGCTGGGCCTCTGGGACCTG AATAACTTTGAGGAGCCCATTGCCCTGCAAGAGATGGACACGAGCAACGGGGTCCTGCTGCCCTTCTACGACGCCGATTCCAGCATTGTCTACCTCTGCGGGAAG GGTGACAGCAGCATCCGGTACTTTGAGATCACGGACGAGGCGCCCTACGTGCACTACCTGAACACCTACAGCAGCAAGGAGCCCCAGCGGGGCATGGGCTTCATGCCCAAGCGTGGGCTGGATGTCAGCAAGTGTGAGATCGCCAG GTTCTTCAAGCTGCACGAGCGCAAGTGCGAGCCCATTGTCATGACGGTGCCACGCAAG TCAGACCTCTTCCAGGATGACCTTTACCCTGACACGCCAGGCCCCGAGCCGGCCCTGGAGGCAGATGAGTGGCTGTCGGGGAAGGACGCAGAGCCCATCCTCATCTCGCTGCGGGATGGGTACGTCCCCATCAAGAACCGGGAGCTGAAGGTGGTCAAGAAGAACATCCTGGACAGCAAACCCCCGCCAGGCCCCCGACGCAGGCACTCCACCTGCGACTCAGACTTCTCT ccagccttggaggaggtgctggaggagatCCGTGCCCTGAAGGAGACGGTCCAAGCGCAGGAGAAGCGCATCTCCGACCTGGAGAACAAACTCTGCCAGTTCACCAACGGCACGGACTAG
- the CORO6 gene encoding coronin-6 isoform X2 produces MSRRVVRQSKFRHVFGQPVKADQMYEDIRVSKVTCDSSFCAVNPKFVAIIVESGGGGAFIVLPLAKTGRVDKNHPLVTGHTAPVLDIDWCPHNDNVIASASEDTTVMVWQIPDYVPVRNITEPVVTLEGHSKRVSIISWHPTARNVLLSAGCDNLVILWNVGTGEMLLALDDMHTDLIYNVGWNRNGSLLVTTCKDKKVRVIDPRKQQIIAEKTKPHDGTRPIRAIFVADGKIFTTGFSRMSERQLGLWDLERFAPHEGLRPVRAIFTREGHIFTTGFTRMSQRELGLWDPNNFEEPIALQEMDTSNGVLLPFYDADSSIVYLCGKGDSSIRYFEITDEAPYVHYLNTYSSKEPQRGMGFMPKRGLDVSKCEIARFFKLHERKCEPIVMTVPRKSDLFQDDLYPDTPGPEPALEADEWLSGKDAEPILISLRDGYVPIKNRELKVVKKNILDSKPPPGPRRRHSTCDSDFSPALEEVLEEIRALKETVQAQEKRISDLENKLCQFTNGTD; encoded by the exons ATGAGCCGCCGTGTGGTGCGCCAGAGCAAGTTCCGGCATGTGTTCGGGCAGCCGGTGAAGGCAGACCAGATGTACGAGGACATCCGTGTCTCCAAGGTGACATGTGACAGCTCCTTCTGCGCTGTCAACCCCAAGTTTGTGGCCATCATTGTGGAGTCCGGCGGTGGCGGGGCCTTCATTGTCCTGCCCCTTGCCAAG ACAGGACGGGTGGACAAGAACCACCCGCTGGTCACGGGACACACGGCGCCCGTGCTGGACATCGACTGGTGTCCCCACAACGACAACGTCATCGCCAGCGCCTCGGAGGACACCACCGTCATG GTGTGGCAGATCCCCGACTATGTCCCTGTGCGCAACATCACGGAGCCCGTGGTGACACTGGAGGGACACTCCAAGCGGGTGAGCATCATCTCCTGGCACCCCACCGCCCGCAACGTCCTGCTCAGCGCAG gctgtgacAACCTGGTGATCCTCTGGAATGTGGGGactggggagatgctgctggctctggatGACATGCACACTGACCTCATCTACAACGTGGGCTGGAACCGCAATGGCAGCCTCCTCGTCACCACCTGCAAGGACAAGAAGGTCCGTGTCATCGACCCCCGCAAGCAGCAGATCATAGCG GAGAAAACCAAACCGCACGACGGCACCCGCCCCATCCGCGCCATCTTCGTGGCCGATGGCAAGATCTTCACCACGGGCTTCAGCAGGATGAGCGAGCGGCAGCTGGGCCTCTGGGACCTG gaGAGGTTTGCCCCCCACGAAGGGCTGAGGCCCGTGCGGGCCATCTTCACACGGGAAGGACACATCTTTACCACGGGCTTTACCAGAATGAGCCAGCGGGAGCTGGGCTTGTGGGACCCG AATAACTTTGAGGAGCCCATTGCCCTGCAAGAGATGGACACGAGCAACGGGGTCCTGCTGCCCTTCTACGACGCCGATTCCAGCATTGTCTACCTCTGCGGGAAG GGTGACAGCAGCATCCGGTACTTTGAGATCACGGACGAGGCGCCCTACGTGCACTACCTGAACACCTACAGCAGCAAGGAGCCCCAGCGGGGCATGGGCTTCATGCCCAAGCGTGGGCTGGATGTCAGCAAGTGTGAGATCGCCAG GTTCTTCAAGCTGCACGAGCGCAAGTGCGAGCCCATTGTCATGACGGTGCCACGCAAG TCAGACCTCTTCCAGGATGACCTTTACCCTGACACGCCAGGCCCCGAGCCGGCCCTGGAGGCAGATGAGTGGCTGTCGGGGAAGGACGCAGAGCCCATCCTCATCTCGCTGCGGGATGGGTACGTCCCCATCAAGAACCGGGAGCTGAAGGTGGTCAAGAAGAACATCCTGGACAGCAAACCCCCGCCAGGCCCCCGACGCAGGCACTCCACCTGCGACTCAGACTTCTCT ccagccttggaggaggtgctggaggagatCCGTGCCCTGAAGGAGACGGTCCAAGCGCAGGAGAAGCGCATCTCCGACCTGGAGAACAAACTCTGCCAGTTCACCAACGGCACGGACTAG